The Garra rufa chromosome 8, GarRuf1.0, whole genome shotgun sequence genome has a segment encoding these proteins:
- the LOC141341241 gene encoding uncharacterized protein — protein sequence MADSNETTLNVYATDSMIYWDQEMTQPVAQTLYQREGDGTLYMDQDFTIALQIVSPSSVSAKGDTTTEELPQNQVFSRDQTLFLIDLMRQHLLKDNSELPRNLAELNTRIRMGRGKKRLFWQDIAAKLSQQFHQNFEIEKVSRKWTTLEDAYKKAIDSNASTGRAPTKFHFLTEMSELIGGNHDVDFPVIGTAKGVIVRRPDIIKQTNQTPQSANSSTEEGLSSPNSSFDAAQSCDSESSGSFPSQAPAHSALGFKRKRKHQVDKSEMIGFLQECEVASQRRHEEIMEQIKTTNALFEKLLQSRQQE from the exons atggctgacagcaacgaaactacgctgaatg TGTACGCCACTGACAGCATGATATACTGGGACCAGGAGATGACCCAGCCCGTAGCCCAAACTCTCTATCAACGGGAAGGAGATGGCACGTTGTACATGGACCAGGATTTCACCATTGCTCTGCAAATAGTGTCCCCGAGCTCTGTTTCTGCTAAAG GTGACACTACTACAGAAGAGTTGCCTCAGAATCAAGTTTTCAGCAGAGACCAGACCCTGTTTTTGATCGATCTCATGCGCCAGCATTTACTGAAAGACAACTCTGAGCTCCCACGCAATCTGGCAGAACTCAACACAAGGATCAGAATGGGCAGGGGGAAAAAGAGACTGTTTTGGCAGGACATTGCAGCTAAATTGTCTCAGCAGTTCCACCAAAATTTTGAAATTGAAAAAGTGTCCAGAAAGTGGACAACCCTGGAGGACGCCTACAAGAAGGCAATAGATAGCAATGCCTCAACAGGGAGAGCACCCACAAAGTTCCATTTTCTAACAGAAATGAGTGAGCTAATTGGAGGAAACCATGATGTGGATTTTCCCGTAATCGGGACTGCAAAGGGCGTTATAGTCAGGCGCCCAGACAtcataaagcaaactaatcaaacACCCCAATCCGCTAACTCTTCCACAGAAGAAGGTCTGTCTTCTCCTAACTCCAGTTTTGATGCTGCACAGTCCTGTGATTCTGAGAGCTCAGGGTCTTTCCCATCTCAAGCACCTGCTCATTCTGCTTTGGGTTTCAAGCGTAAAAGGAAGCATCAAGTAGACAAAAGTGAGATGATTGGTTTTCTGCAAGAGTGTGAGGTAGCCTCTCAACGGAGACACGAGGAAATAATGgaacaaattaaaacaacaaatgcTTTGTTTGAAAAGTTGTTGCAGTCACGCCAGCAGGAATAA